From the Bombus affinis isolate iyBomAffi1 chromosome 4, iyBomAffi1.2, whole genome shotgun sequence genome, the window CGATCAGACCATTTTAGGGAGAAAGATACCTGGACCGAAAGAAGCTCGGTATCATGGATCGTAAAAGCAAATTAATCGAAGAAACGCGCGTCCACGCGAAAGAATGAGACTCGCCGGTTCCAGAGAAGCGACTGCAAAGAATCTTCGTTGATATCGATTAAAGGATATTGAGGCAAGATGTTGCTACCTCAAGATATGATGGCAGCCCAGTCGAAGATGCTGTATCAGATGAACAAGTATTATGGCGAACGGGTGCAGGCTCGAATGGGCCAAGTACAAAAGACCATCCGGGAAGTGTGCAAGGTGGTGCAGGAGGTTTTGAAGGAGGTAGAGGTTCAAGAACCACGGTTTATCTCCTCCTTGACCGAGTGCAACGGCCGCTACGAGGGCCTCGAGGTTATCTCACCCGGCGAATTCGAGGTGGTCCTCTACCTGAACCAGATGGGAGTATTCAACTTCGTCGACGACGGCACCCTGCCGGGTTGCGCGGTGTTGAAACTCAGCGACGGTCGGAAGAGGTCCATGTCGCTCTGGGTGGAGTTCATCACCGCCTCCGGTTACCTGTCCGCGAGGAAGATCCGTTCGAGATTTCAAACACTGGTGGCACAAGCTTGCGATAAGTGTGCCTACAGGGACTCCGTGAAGATGATAGCGGACACCACGGAGGTGAAGCTTCGTATCAGAGAACGGTACGTGGTGCAGATCACACCGGCGTTTAAATGTTCGGGCGTGTGGCCAAGATCGGCGGCGCACTGGCCGATTCCTCATATACCGTGGCCGCATCCGAACCTCGTGGCGGAGGTAAAGACGGAAGG encodes:
- the LOC126915845 gene encoding protein mab-21-like; the encoded protein is MLLPQDMMAAQSKMLYQMNKYYGERVQARMGQVQKTIREVCKVVQEVLKEVEVQEPRFISSLTECNGRYEGLEVISPGEFEVVLYLNQMGVFNFVDDGTLPGCAVLKLSDGRKRSMSLWVEFITASGYLSARKIRSRFQTLVAQACDKCAYRDSVKMIADTTEVKLRIRERYVVQITPAFKCSGVWPRSAAHWPIPHIPWPHPNLVAEVKTEGFDLLSKESVALQGKQSAMEGDAWVLSFTEAETRLLQGGCRRRCLSILKTLRDRHLDLPGNPVTSYHMKTLLLYECEKHPLETEWDEGCLADRINGIFLQLISCLQCRRCPHYFLPNLDLFKGKSPSGLENAAKQVWRLTRELLTNSRALEKL